The Gorilla gorilla gorilla isolate KB3781 chromosome 23, NHGRI_mGorGor1-v2.1_pri, whole genome shotgun sequence genomic interval TTTTATCCTCTTAGAGTTATTTAATAGTAAGTGAATAAAGATATGTTAATTAGGAAGCCTTTGATCACAGAGTGATTATATATGTTTTCCTAAAgatataatgtatattaagtTTGCTTTCATATAGAATACATATCAGTAGTAACTAGGTTTGAATTGAGGCTTTTTGTACAACAGTTCTTTATTTAGTCTCAATTGTTTATCGGattttttattaaatactgtGAGGAATCAGAAGTGACTGTCTTTGCTTTGAGGGAATTTCCCTTGATATTGAGAAGAAAGGTAATATGCACATGCAAATGTGGTATTTACTAGGAACCAACTGAGTTAGCTCACAAATAGTGCTAGAGGAgttcagatgaagaaaatggaGAATCACTCCAGgcttagaaaaagtaaaaaaggatGAAGCTTAACTTCCAAGAATCTACAAATCCAATAAAAAACATAAGACAAAGCCTAATAACATCAAGTTACAAAAGTAGACTTCTTTTATTCTAGGTAGGCAAGGGTCTTCTTTTTGGAAGTCCTGTGTGAATCTTAGTCTTACAGTTTTAGGCTTCCAAAGATTGCTATTATATGAAAACACAGAGAACACCGTGTGTTTTTCCTTCCTAGCAgtcttcatattttcattttgtttgtttaacacCAGCATCAGTTGGTCTTTGGCAACATCAGGAAAGCAGGGATGGCTtatatctgtttttattccatttttactcCTTCAGCACATAGAAAATATTGGGAGAAAGAAGTCAGTAGATTAGGTTCAAAGACATAAAATGTGGCAGGAATAGCAACCAGATTAGACATTTGTGTAAAATGAGATGATTGCAGGGTAGTTTTAAAAGTCATTCTCTTTATGAAAATATGGAATGTTGTGCCCATTATTTCATAAACTTTGTGTTTTGTTAAAGGTCTTAACCAAAAATGCTAAATGATTTctcatattaataaataaatatcaataacaTCATTTTAATGGGCTCTATAAAGAATTCATTGTGTGATTGTATCACAATTCAACAAGTGCCCTATTGTCAAACACTTAGACTCTTTCTGATTATTTCCCTTTACAAAAAATGCTATATTATACAttgttgtatgtatttttaagttatgAAATTGTTAGGGTACAAGGTGAATAAATGTAAGTTCTTTGATAAATACTGTCAGAATTCTCTCCACAGAGGATATGAtaaagcatcttttcatttgaaGGAGCAAGAATAACTGCTATATACTTCTGAGACTTCCAGTACTTTTTTGGTtttaagttttgttgttgtttatttggttttttggaagttttctgttttgttttataagtgGGTTTCAGTATTACTTAGTATTCAGTCATGGTGGATATATGAAGAATAATTTCTCTCTTTAGGATTATTCCTCTAACACTACGAACAAGTATCACTGTGTTCTTTCTCTAAAGGAATATATAAAGCATAGACAAGTTAAATGCTGCTCAGAttctaaaactatgaaaatataacaatgcagaaaacaaatagaaagtcTCTAGCTACTCAATGACTTTAGCATTGAGTGGAGCCTAAAATGCCTATTTTTGCACAGAATGAAAAAGACACAGCAGGTTCCTTTGGAAGATCAAAGTGATAAAATTGACTACAGCTTTAACAgccctaaaataaatttttggcaGAATGGAAAAGTATGCATAATTGAGAAAAGTACACTAATCTGtagaataaaatagatataaaaagagGCTAAAAATAATGCTGCTGCCTGTTCTTTTCACAACAATCTTCCACCTGTCCCTGACTGCTGTGTTTAGGGAATCAAAGTTTAGAGCTGAAAAAAATAGGAGGTTGGAGAGTTTAGGACGAAGGCAGTGTAGGGCTGTGTAAATTGCAGAGAAGTCGGAACCAGAAGACTTGAGTGGCATGCAATTTTGGATGGGCTATGAAATCTGGCAGCCTGCCTTTAAATACCAACTCAGTCATTTACTAATCCTATAATCCCAGGCAAATACCATATCCCCTCTTTGACtcagtttctacatttttaaatagatataaaaatagtgCCTtaccgccgggcgcggtggctcacgcctataatcccagcggtttgggaggccgaggcaggcagatcatgaggtcaggagatcgagaccttcctggctaacacggcgaaaccccatctctatttaaaatgcaaaaaattagctgggtgcggtggctcacgcctataatcccagcactttgggaggccgaggcggaaggatcacgaggtgaggagatcgagaccatcctggctaacaaggtgaaacctcatctctactaaaaatgcaaaaaaaaaaatagccgggcgtggtggcaggtgcctgtagtcccagctactggggaggctgaggcaggagaatggcatgaacacgggaggcggagcttgcagtgagtcgagatcgcaccactgcactctagcctgtgcgacagaaggagactccgtctcaaaaaaaaaaaaaagtgccttatTTTCCCAGTGCCTGActcatattatttattaaatattagccATTATTTTGTTATATAACTAGATTGGAACTGGGCAGGTCACCTTACCTTGTGTCTcaatttcttcaactgtaaaatgaagtaGTTAGACAATGTGAGCATGTGATATCACAACTAGATGTGAAAGTCTATGGTCCTAtcagaacagcaacaacaacaaactcactGGATGCTGTCATGCTACCATTAGAGTAGGTTTGGAAATGATCCGAAGCCAGCAAagtgaatatgaaaataaagaattcaaagcacagtaggggagaaaaggagagaggggaaTAAGAAAAGTCACTTTTACAGATAGATTTTTTACATCTACATTTATCATCTGATACTATAGTTATATCAAATATGTGATTGATTAAACCAGTAAGTGAATGAGGCAGATCTCAAGTGATTTAGAGATTTTGCTTTGCAAGGTGGAGGATACACCTGGGAAAAAGAATCACAAGTCACAAGTAAGCGGTGTCCTGTGCTTTTTCTAAAGAGGGTTTCGggaacttcaatatttaaaggagaaagaggaaacaggCAGGAAATTAAaacaggagaggaaaagaaggagagagggaaggcaaGGAAGCAAATGGCTACATTCTTGTGAGACTCTGATTAGTGCTCAGTGAATCTATATGTTACCTGTGGCAAAAACAGGAGGAAGGAGTCAGTTGTGCATTCATCCTCTCtctcagtaaatctacattttacataagttAAAGTAAGCATGTGAAATTACAGCTGTTTGGGAATAAAAGGATGGCAGCTTTTGCATGACTCAGGTTCCAAGATTAATTTTCCTTTGtcatagtgagtttggggtcctgaggttttattttcctttcatacttTCTACCAATATGAAGCTTCCCCATAGATGCCTTCTTTTTTCGAACATTAACAACCCTCGTGGTTTCCTCTCATTTTAAGTACAGAAAACATAATACTGTACAATAATTTTATCTGTCTTAAATACAAGACTGCTTATGattcacttaaaatttaaaaaatgtctccacatttctggcTTTTAGATGGATTATGATTTCAACCACAAATCAGAGCTTTTTAACATTGAGTTTGAGTTTCACAGACCCAGTAAGTGGAAATATAGACGTTTTCTTAGGACAGTGTTATGACACTCAAAAGAATCATGGCCAAACTTAATTATCTGTTGCAGACATCATTGCAGTTTTTTACTGAACTATCAGAGACTTCCTTGTGCCTATCACAGTgtatacactaaataaatattatggggccaggcacggtggcccatgcctataatcccaatgcttcgacaggccaaagcagaaggattgcttgaggccaagagtttgagacctgcttgggcaacatagcacagccccatctctaaattttttttaattagccaagcatggtggtaggCTAACCCTGTAgaccaagctacttgggaggctgagatgggaggatctattgagcccaggagtaaggttacagtgaactatgatcacacccctgcactccagcctgggtgacagagtgagaccctaattctaaaaataaaaataaattaaaaacacataaatacataaataagtagtatggaatcaacaaataaataaattgaataaagGATTGAGTAAAATTACTTAGTAATGAGGCCTTTCTTGTCTatccttatataaaataaatcccCAGGTCCCCACATGCCCCttactgttcttatttttctccataccATTCATAGTCATGTTATACtacatatgtatttgttgatGGTCTTTCTCTTACtggtagaatgtaagctccatgataAAAGAGATGTTGTTGGTGTTTTCCTTCGTATTTTTTTCACTGCTTAATTCCCAGTGCACACAGtaagcacacaataaatatttactttatggATATTTAAGCAAGTCACTTCCCTcaatttcttcaaattatttatGTCACTTTGAAGGTAAAATCACTCTTCTATACATCATTTTTCCTTCAATCTCCACTTTTAATATCTGTCACTGGCAAACATAACAAGTATACTCTGTCGAGGTCAATAATGAGAATTTTTAAGCACTTTATTAAATACGTATTGAGTGTTCCTCTATAATGGACACTCTACTATACATTTCTGCCTTATTTGTGAATGTATTCAATGTAATTATGCCACACACGTAGACTTCCAGATCCTTGTATCAAACTTACTTTCCTTGGCTTTGTGGCAGAACACATACTGTTATGAAGCTCACTTTacggcaaatatttcttgaaaatacaaaactgatagatatatgtatgtaggtTTCCTTCTTATATATCTTTTACAAGCAATGAAGTTGTATATCTCCTTTAGTGTTTAATGTGTTTCATCAGACAATGCCCTAGaagttttatcaaatttttctgtCCACCTTTTGAAGGTGTATAAGAGTGAAAAAATGCAGTCTGCTGCTTCACTAATAAAACTAGGACAAACGCCATTCCAACTGAAATATGTGAAATACttggttttattaatttcaaGCGTTTTAAACCTCTAAATTTGGACTCAAGAAAGACACCTCATAGAAAaactgaaacatttttatttgtttattttgtaatcTTGATAACTTGTAATAGTTTACAGCCACAGTGGCAGCTTTTATATGTGTACATGCATTTAAAAACAGTTTCATAAATAGTCATGTGGCAAAATATCTGcctctaggcaaaaaaaaaaaaaaaatctttgccactAAATGAATATCTTTAAGTAATACTGAAAATAGATGTGAGGTAATTTTTTATCAAAGTGACTGTAGCCTATATTAAGAGATATTCACTGTAACAATTCAAGTTTTGAAATCTGTGTTTTATAACTGAAAAATATGTCTTTTACAAAAAcacatctttacatttattgCTATCATACATTCATTTGGCAGGAAACAGGGATGTTTGATGTCTTGCAATGATAAAACAAtcatattcaaaagaaaattatctcaCATTCTGCATGACTTTTGAACGTTCTATAATTACATAAGTGAAAAACCAATTTGTAGATATCTGAGTGAGTACAACCAtttaataaatgtgaataaagcatttcagaacattttaatgTACACTGCATTTTCTGATAGTAAGATTTTAGGTTAAAATAAGATTATACTTTAAAAAGcttaccattttgaaaaaaaatcatatcactgTTGGCAATGCCTTTTTCATATCTGAGATGCTAGTCGAACATATTGCGtatccatttgtttttgtttgattttactgTTATTACATTCATGTTAatactaaaatacacacacacacaattacttaggtttttttttaattagaagccCAAAGAAAAATGCTGACAACGTtgagttgaaattttgaaattgggTTTTATAATTCTGCCCACATAGGAAAAGCTGAAATGGTCTGTGAAGATGTAGTttttgaaagaatgaagcaaGTAGTGAAACCAACAAAGCCAAGTGAAAATTATACAAGGAAACACAATAATAAGTTAACAAAGAAATACACTTTTTCTTCATGTTGACAAGACATGATTTATTCCTTTCTAATATTTTCCCATCTCTTATAAATATATAAGCTTGCTTGTTAATACTTTGTctaactctaatttttattctgttaCCAATGtcattaatactttatttttctttatttccctcgTAAAGTGACTTCTGAACTTCCTAGTTTGTTTAAACTATCGCaaggtcagaaaaccaaacactgcatattctcactcataggtgggaattaaacaatgagaatacttggacacaggcaggggaacatcacacactggggcctgtcatggggtggggggctgggggagggagagcattaggagaaatacctaatgtaaatgacaagttaatgggtgcagcaaaccaacacagcacatgtatacagatgtaacaaacctgcacgttgtgcacatgtaccctagaacttaaagtataataaaaataaataaatacataaataaaataaaatgaataaaaaataaatacaaacatattaatCATAAGTAAATGAAACATCTGATAATCTCATTATGTCTGGTAGTAATGTCACCTCTGagtatttaaatattcatctacatatttctttgctaaatttccttttatttctcctttatattaaactttttttagagAGCACAACTCCAAAGCATCTTTTATTAATATAGAAAGGTCATATTTAGCAAAAGACACAAGGCAGGGAAGTGTCAGGCCTGAGGCCTGAGCTGTGCTGAGGGAGAAGGAGGCTCCGGACAAGTGCTGGGAAGGGCTGAGTGGTGGGGGCTACAGAAAGTTCCAGTGGGTAACACTGTCGGCAGGTCATGGGTGGGACTCACGGGGACCTCGCTGCTAACTCTTGTTGCGTTGGCggggtgggatggggaggggggTCCTTAGTGCTGCCACCTGGAGTGAGAACCGCCCCTTGGTTCCTGGAGGGCACCCATCAAGGGACACAGGACAGGAAGCCCAGGATGGTTAGTGCAACTAGGGATGAAGGCCAGGGAGAAGCAGGTGCTCTGAAGTCCAGACACAGAGGCCTAGGAGCTTCCTGTTAAGTGTGGGCGTTCCGCTCTGTCTCTACCAGGCACTCTGACTAGGGATGGATGATACCTCTCTTCAGGCACTTCGCGGCGCTCTTGCTGCCAGCATAGGTGGGCCGGATCCCTTTGCCCATCTCCCCTGTGACCAACAGCAGTTCCGTGTAGGTGCTCTGGGAGCCCTGGGCACCAGGTGGTTTCATGGCCTGCACACAACCGACGGTAGGCGGTCCAAAGTCTTTAAACAGCGGTCTGCAAGGGACAGTGGCTCCCGGCCCTGAGCCCGACAGCGACAGGACGCTTCCTGTAGGGACCGGAGTGCCTGGCCCAGGGGTGCTGGAGCCGGGGGTGCTGCTGGGGTCAGGGGTGGTAGGTTTGTAGGACATCCCCAACTCCTGGGCGCTGGGGAAGCCAGCAGGCTGCTCTTCGGGGGTTGGCTGCGGGACCGCTCTACAGCGATCTGATTGGCAAGCGGGCTGCACGCCCCCTGTTAAATCTATAATAAACTTTTTAACTGCAATTTGTATTAATCTAAATACAGTTCAAATATTCTCCATGAAAATTTCACATTTGAGTTGAGACAtcctaaaatgtaaaatacacaatggatttcaaagatttcatatgaaaaaagaatgcaaactatctctaataatttttatattgattacatattgacccaatattttggatatatattgggttaaataaaatatacaatttttaaaaattatgctacatttttgttaaaaaattaaataaactatatatgaaattatttcttgGGATAGAAAAGGGGGCAtgattaaatatttacttaaacttttttcaaaaacatatctttaaaacacattttcaaaCACAACAAAAGTATTTTAACTTTGAATAGGTGAAATAAACTTATTCCTGCTGAAATTCAATCATGGCATGATTTCCTTTGTATGCATTTGAGGACTCTGTTTATAACccagataaaaacataaaacttttgAAACTCTTCTAAGAATGTCTAACAAAAATTACCTGTATAGATATCACAGCACAGACGATGCTGAGGCTGGACTGACTGAAGAAGAACAGGCTGAAGATGCTGTACTCACACAGCAGCTGGCCCCCAGGTTACCTGCCCTTCATGTACATGGCGATGGTCACCTGGATCACCAGCAAAGTGAACAACAGGTCGGTGGCGGCCAGCCGCATAACTGTGTAGAAGGTGGTCTCCTTCTGCTCCTTGTGTGACTTGCACAGCACCATGGTGGCCACCAGGTTGCCCACCACCCCGAAAATGGACGGTCCCAGGCTGTCCAGCAGATTGGGCTCCAGGCCGAGGACACATTGGCCTGGGAAGGGGTTAACATGACAGTGGCTGGTGGTACGCAGCCCTGGAATGCGAAGCTGAGTCTGGAGATGGCAGAAGAGAGACAAAGCCACCCTGAGTGAAATGACCACCTGCAGGGCATTA includes:
- the LOC129529548 gene encoding cyclin-dependent kinase 2-associated protein 2-like translates to MSYKPTTPDPSSTPGSSTPGPGTPVPTGSVLSLSGSGPGATVPCRPLFKDFGPPTVGCVQAMKPPGAQGSQSTYTELLLVTGEMGKGIRPTYAGSKSAAKCLKRGIIHP